A genome region from Arachis duranensis cultivar V14167 chromosome 6, aradu.V14167.gnm2.J7QH, whole genome shotgun sequence includes the following:
- the LOC107494060 gene encoding uncharacterized protein At5g41620, whose product MPRQNRNVDMMMIPGKIRKRGCSSSASSSSSVLHNYRFKRAILVGKRGGSTTPVPTWKLLASRSPAASTFRALDSPKYPPSQAGGGGVKAKQAPVSARKLAATLWEMNEIPSPSVREMQQGDSKLKKELRAREKIARSMRSGSLPPHLSDPSHSPVSERMDQSATGSRHRRTPSVPQRPPRLSEHHVGPLDSLSNASLMEIETRSRAQTPASSIVGVKTRLKDVSNALTTSKELLKIINRMWGHEDRPSSSMSLISALHTELERARLQVNQLIQEQRSDQNEISYLMKCFAEEKAAWKSKEQEIVEAAIESVAGELDVERKLRRRFESLNKKLGRELAETKTSLLKVVKELESEKRSREIIEQVCDELSRDVSEDKSEIDKQKKLSTKLCEDAEKEKEMLQLTDMLREERAQKKLSEAKYQLEDKNAAVHKLRSQLEAFLGNKQVREKGRSSSHLIDDEIAAYLGKSRFSSHHTEDIEDDGGEVDDGVECEEESAESDLHSIELNMDNNKSFKWNYPSDGRFDPRRYPIEEEVKGRSTTVRASRRSTSLQRSISDGVERVVQPEKLQNSGDGVDWDRFYELEKQAQGKGYADEMQGYKSVKGLRDQILAGSRPVSSRGYASPTRQFSQPWPSRDLTNSFHERPPLVQGNGLKSRLGEARVEGQNVRKSKR is encoded by the exons ATGCCGAGGCAGAACCGAAACGTGGACATGATGATGATACCTGGTAAGATCAGAAAACGAGGTTGCTCGTCATCGGCGTCGTCATCCTCCTCCGTGCTCCATAACTACAGGTTCAAGAGGGCCATACTCGTCGGCAAGAGAGGCGGATCCACCACCCCCGTCCCAACCTGGAAGCTCTTGGCGTCGAGATCTCCGGCGGCATCGACTTTTCGTGCACTCGACTCCCCTAAGTACCCGCCGTCGCAGGCCGGCGGGGGAGGAGTGAAGGCGAAGCAAGCACCGGTGTCAGCGAGGAAGCTGGCGGCGACGCTGTGGGAGATGAACGAGATCCCTTCGCCGAGCGTGAGGGAAATGCAGCAGGGAGATTCGAAGCTGAAGAAAGAACTCAGAGCGAGAGAAAAGATTGCGAGGTCCATGCGTTCTGGTTCTTTGCCTCCTCACCTGTCTGATCCATCGCACAGTCCTGTATCCGAG AGAATGGATCAATCTGCAACTGGTAGCCGCCATAGGAGAACTCCATCTGTTCCTCAGAGGCCACCTAGGCTTTCAGAGCACCATGTTGGCCCTTTGGATTCCCTTAGCAATGCCAGTCTCATGGAG ATTGAAACCAGATCTCGAGCACAGACTCCTGCTTCATCTATTGTTGGAGTTAAAACACGTTTAAAAGATGTTAGTAATGCTTTAACAACATCCAAAGAACTGCTCAAAATTATAAACCGCATGTGGGGACATGAAGATCGCCCTTCCTCCAGTATGTCGCTTATTTCAGCTTTACATACTGAGCTGGAGAGGGCTCGGCTGCAGGTCAATCAGCTAATCCAGGAACAGCGCTCGGATCAAAACGAGATAAGTTACTTGATGAAGTGTTTCGCTGAAGAAAAAGCTGCTTGGAAGAGCAAGGAGCAAGAAATTGTTGAGGCTGCAATTGAATCTGTTGCAGGCGAGCTTGATGTAGAGAGGAAGCTTAGGAGACGGTTTGAAAGCTTGAACAAGAAGCTTGGGAGAGAACTGGCTGAGACCAAAACTTCCCTTCTTAAGGTGGTGAAGGAACTAGAAAGTGAGAAGAGATCAAGAGAAATTATTGAACAAGTATGTGATGAGTTATCAAGAGATGTTAGTGAAGATAAATCCGAGATagataaacaaaagaaattgtCAACAAAACTTTGTGAAGATgcagagaaagaaaaggaaatgttGCAATTAACTGATATGTTGCGTGAGGAGAGAGCTCAGAAGAAACTCTCTGAGGCAAAATATCAGCTTGAGGATAAGAATGCAGCTGTTCATAAGCTCAGGAGTCAACTTGAAGCCTTTTTGGGAAACAAACAAGTTAGAGAAAAAGGACGCAGTTCCAGTCACTTGATTGATGACGAAATTGCTGCATATCTGGGCAAAAGCCGATTCAGTTCCCATCATACCGAAGATATAGAAGATGATGGTGGAGAGGTTGACGATGGAGTAGAATGTGAGGAAGAATCTGCTGAAAGTGATCTACATTCTATAGAGCTAAACATGGACAACAACAAGAGCTTTAAGTGGAACTACCCTTCTGATGGCAGATTTGATCCAAGAAGATATCCAATTGAGGAAGAAGTTAAAGGGAGGTCTACTACTGTGAGAGCTTCAAGAAGAAGCACATCTCTGCAAAGGAGTATATCAGATGGAGTAGAACGGGTAGTCCAACCTGAGAAGCTTCAAAATTCAGGAGATGGAGTAGACTGGGACAGGTTTTATGAACTAGAGAAGCAAGCTCAAGGAAAAGGTTATGCTGATGAAATGCAAGGCTATAAATCAGTAAAAGGCCTAAGGGATCAAATCTTGGCTGGTTCCCGGCCCGTATCTTCCAGAGGTTATGCCAGTCCAACTCGACAATTTTCACAGCCCTGGCCATCACGAGACCTCACAAACAGCTTCCATGAGAGACCTCCTCTAGTTCAGGGCAATGGTCTAAAATCAAGGTTAGGGGAAGCCAGGGTTGAGGGCCAGAATGTAAGGAAGTCCAAAAGATGA